Genomic DNA from Theobroma cacao cultivar B97-61/B2 chromosome 3, Criollo_cocoa_genome_V2, whole genome shotgun sequence:
TGAGTTTAGAAAACGGACATGAGGCCATCCTCCATAATGGGTAAACGGATCTAGTGGAAGGATTTCTCAACAAGAGTAAGGGGCAACGTAGATCCTCTACCATTTTGATCTAATTCAACCAAGAGGAAGTCAGAAAGAAAGACATCGATGCACATGCTCAATCAGAAGGCAGTGCATTGTGTGGTATACAAATTCCAAAAGAGATTCTTAAAGTGCAATCACACCTAAGAAATAATGTTTTCTGTAAACAAGTACATCATGTTGAATGCATCAAATAAGTCGTAATAAAGGCTACACTTTGATTGGTTGAGAATTCTTATCAGAAACCTCTATTCAAAGAATGAATGCTgactaaaatgaaaaattcagCTGAGAGGATTAGACTAGCCCATATGCAACAAAGAAGCTATAGAACAGAATCACTGCACAAACCTAACTACCAAAAGAGAAAGGAGCTCATGCAAGCAAAATCCTTGCTTTTGAGTTAAACTGTAAGCTTAATGAATCAGAAAATAGATCTATCTGCAAAAACCCGGTACATTCTGGTTTCTGATCCACAACAGTCTTAATGATAGTATGAACACGTTGTCATAGTGAACCACTTTACCGCAGATTAACAAAACTGGTTCCATGACAAAGAACTTCATTGCATATGCATCACTACAAAACTGATCTAAACAATGATAGACTAAACAAAAATACCAGAACTTACAAGGCTAAGAAGAACAACTCACCATACCCCAGGAGAGACCCTTCCATGATTCAAACCCAGATTTCTCTCCATATTGCCAAACCAAAGCCATTGCTGTAATCCTTTTGACAAGATAACCTCATTAACATAGTAACCAAGACGCAGACTGAACCATGATATCAGTTCAAAGTTCAAAAGGAATCACAACTATCAATACTGTTGTATCAAGTTGCGGCCTAATGCACATCCTTAGGAGGAATTATTACATAGCCCTTCCAACCATGTGAATTTTACATGGATGAATGCAGTTAAGGTGATAATTTTTAGTGATATCTCACATCTTAGTTTGTTTCGCAGAATTTCCCTTCCTTTCTAGGCAACTAAACTAAGCTTGGATAATCCCATTAAAAaccataaaaacaaaaaaaaaaacagtttttagcaaacaagtgaaaaagaaaaatagaccAAATTCGCAAAGACCCatcacattaaaaaaaatcttacgaAATACTGAAGCAAACATCCTCACCATTCGACAACGCTGGAGACATGTATGGCCCATGTGGGCAGAGACAAGGCATTAGCGGGTTCACTAAGCTGCAAAGAAGAACCCAGCAACAACGGCGGCAACTCGGAGGCCAAAGCGGGATCCACAAGCGCCAAAACCAGACCCGAACCGACTAGACCAACAACGGTTTCCTGGTTCCAAATTAAGCGGCGACTTGAAACCTTTCTGGTCAGATGCCTGGTTTTTTGAGGAATTTTGGGTTTATGAAGAGTTGGAGTGGAATGATTTTGTTCGAAAATGGGTTTTGGGTAGCAGAGTAAGGTAGTTGTCGCCATTGCTGGAGAGTTTGGCGGTGAGTATTCCAGTTGGTcggattctttttttttttggaaggcTTGTTAGTTTTAGTCGTTAATAAGGACTCATTTGAGAAGTTTATTAAATGGTTGGGGCTGTTTTGGAGATAAGGTTTAGATGAGGCTGTGATTTGAAATTTGTGAAACTAGTGAAATAGTCACAATGGAATTTCGAACCTCCAAAACGGTGAATTCAATGTATATAGtatatagtaaaaaaaattgttaaataatttaaaaattttattagaaatAGACAAAACAGAATGACTAAGGTTTTATGatggaaaatttatttatattggtATACAATTCGATTTTAggaaataaagtttaaaac
This window encodes:
- the LOC18606386 gene encoding uncharacterized protein LOC18606386 isoform X2 — translated: MATTTLLCYPKPIFEQNHSTPTLHKPKIPQKTRHLTRKVSSRRLIWNQETVVGLVGSGLVLALVDPALASELPPLLLGSSLQLSEPANALSLPTWAIHVSSVVEWITAMALVWQYGEKSGFESWKGLSWGMIKMVEDLRCPLLLLRNPSTRSVYPLWRMASCTSTRWSILCMHMAFLLQF
- the LOC18606386 gene encoding uncharacterized protein LOC18606386 isoform X3 is translated as MATTTLLCYPKPIFEQNHSTPTLHKPKIPQKTRHLTRKVSSRRLIWNQETVVGLVGSGLVLALVDPALASELPPLLLGSSLQLSEPANALSLPTWAIHVSSVVEWITAMALVWQYGEKSGFESWKGLSWGMVPLLGGAFCACTWHFFYNSESLEHES
- the LOC18606386 gene encoding ycf49-like protein isoform X1, with product MATTTLLCYPKPIFEQNHSTPTLHKPKIPQKTRHLTRKVSSRRLIWNQETVVGLVGSGLVLALVDPALASELPPLLLGSSLQLSEPANALSLPTWAIHVSSVVEWITAMALVWQYGEKSGFESWKGLSWGMVPLLGGAFCACTWHFFYNSESLEVLVALQAALTVIGNATMCFAAFRICNLSDKRSQKL